The Sphaerospermopsis torques-reginae ITEP-024 genome has a window encoding:
- a CDS encoding helix-turn-helix domain-containing protein encodes MWFIYLKIAVNKTQEILMAKHAGIARITYTKA; translated from the coding sequence ATGTGGTTCATTTACCTGAAAATCGCTGTAAACAAAACCCAGGAAATATTAATGGCTAAACACGCTGGTATAGCAAGGATTACCTATACTAAGGCGTGA
- a CDS encoding IctB family putative bicarbonate transporter encodes MNLVWQRFTLSSVPLREYLDTSYLHRLMVGILRPWRQTSILMQWGDTIAAALLSLIYALAPFVSSTLMGLLLVACVGFWVLLTVSDDTSLTNAASVTPIHLLVLLYWFIAVAATALSPVKKAALSDLVTLTLYLLLFVLCARVLRISRLRTWLITLYLHISLIVSVYGIRQWFFGAKALATWVDPESSLAKTTRVYSYLGNPNLLAGYLIPAVVLSLVAIFAWQGWIRKALALTMFVVNTACLVLTFSRGGWIGLVVGLLAAMALLVYWWSVAMPPFWRTWSLPIIVGGLIGVLVLAVIFVEPVRLRVFSIFADRQDSSNNFRRNVWDAVFEMIRDRPIIGIGPGHNSFNKVYPLYQRPRYTALSAYSIFLETAVETGFLGLACFLWLILVILNTAFMQMRRFLNLRSKDGLWLIGAIATLLGMLAHGTVDTVWYRPEVNTLWWLMAALVASYWTAI; translated from the coding sequence ATGAATTTAGTCTGGCAAAGATTTACTTTATCCTCTGTACCGCTCAGAGAATATTTGGATACTAGTTACCTGCATCGGTTGATGGTGGGTATTTTACGTCCTTGGCGGCAAACCAGTATTTTAATGCAGTGGGGAGATACGATAGCGGCTGCTCTACTTAGCCTGATATATGCTCTTGCACCTTTTGTTTCTAGTACCCTAATGGGTTTGTTGCTGGTAGCTTGTGTGGGTTTCTGGGTGCTATTGACTGTATCTGATGATACAAGTCTGACAAATGCCGCTTCGGTTACGCCTATTCATCTGCTAGTGTTGCTCTATTGGTTTATTGCTGTGGCAGCTACAGCTTTATCACCAGTGAAAAAGGCCGCGTTGAGTGATTTGGTAACGTTAACACTCTATTTATTGCTCTTTGTTCTATGCGCTAGAGTTCTGAGAATTTCCCGTTTGCGAACTTGGCTAATTACTCTTTACTTACATATATCTCTGATTGTCAGTGTATATGGAATTCGGCAATGGTTTTTTGGCGCTAAAGCATTGGCTACTTGGGTTGATCCAGAGTCAAGTTTGGCTAAGACAACCAGGGTTTACAGCTATTTAGGTAATCCTAACTTATTGGCTGGATATCTAATACCAGCAGTGGTTTTAAGTTTGGTGGCTATTTTTGCTTGGCAAGGTTGGATTAGGAAAGCTTTAGCACTAACAATGTTTGTTGTCAATACAGCCTGTTTGGTTCTTACTTTTAGTCGTGGGGGCTGGATTGGTTTGGTGGTGGGGCTTTTGGCTGCAATGGCATTGTTGGTTTATTGGTGGAGTGTGGCAATGCCACCTTTTTGGCGCACTTGGTCATTGCCAATTATTGTAGGGGGTTTGATTGGGGTATTGGTGTTGGCGGTGATTTTTGTTGAACCTGTACGGTTGCGAGTTTTTAGTATTTTTGCAGATCGTCAGGATAGTAGTAATAATTTCCGTCGCAATGTCTGGGATGCTGTTTTTGAAATGATACGCGATCGCCCCATTATTGGTATCGGTCCTGGTCACAATTCTTTCAATAAAGTTTATCCTCTTTACCAACGTCCCCGTTATACTGCTTTGAGTGCCTATTCTATTTTCCTGGAGACGGCTGTAGAAACAGGTTTTTTGGGTTTAGCTTGTTTTCTTTGGTTAATACTTGTCATCTTGAATACGGCATTTATGCAAATGCGCCGTTTCCTAAACTTGAGAAGTAAAGATGGACTTTGGTTAATTGGGGCGATCGCTACTTTGTTAGGTATGCTTGCTCATGGCACGGTAGATACCGTCTGGTATCGTCCTGAAGTCAATACTCTTTGGTGGTTAATGGCTGCTTTAGTCGCCAGCTATTGGACTGCTATATAA
- a CDS encoding GAF domain-containing sensor histidine kinase — translation MIEPENKLFAPNDGWNDLDTKEEQRIRVLLDLGLRQPETIPVFEEATQTAAHFLAAEISILGFMDQEVHWFKSSVGLSRLGLMNEIAQKRQLLRRDSFCSQVVENSQILVINDTKAAINTQISTSKLVQNYGIRSYLGAPLIDAYGYCLGALAVMDRQPRNFTDREIEFLQIIARWCMSEFERNRFLQGQFQKSTITSIPSTSIPRTSIPSLPFPEEQAIDWQTAPPILENVSNSTQQLKLELLGQLTQELRTPLTSVLGMAGVLAREIYGPLTTKQREYLEIIQHSGRYLLSLVNEITELGTLSDNSNVLNLAPVDIEMLCQQAINTLSEVAVRRNQEIRLSIEPGHNRIWPLDKDKVRQILYNLLFSIIQLSTTGSIVRVHISYKENTLCITIWVSHPWSGVGDGNGEIDFYLRLDSLSISEILGESEKYDSDLENKKNAPGNWEKSANLMEQQLAILVDSSDKDLGNTSVNLSREKLGLLLSSQLAELHGGQISIQGSPESGYRYVISLPLPTANSAK, via the coding sequence ATGATAGAGCCTGAAAACAAACTATTTGCGCCCAATGATGGTTGGAATGATTTAGACACAAAAGAAGAACAACGCATCAGAGTATTGTTAGACTTGGGTTTACGGCAACCAGAAACAATTCCGGTATTTGAAGAAGCTACTCAAACAGCTGCTCACTTTTTGGCAGCAGAAATTTCTATTTTGGGATTTATGGACCAAGAAGTTCACTGGTTCAAATCATCAGTGGGTTTATCAAGATTAGGTCTCATGAATGAGATAGCACAAAAACGTCAATTATTACGACGGGATTCTTTTTGCTCTCAGGTGGTAGAAAATTCTCAAATATTAGTTATTAATGATACAAAAGCAGCAATAAATACACAAATATCTACCAGTAAGTTAGTACAAAATTATGGCATCCGTTCCTACTTGGGAGCGCCATTAATTGATGCTTATGGATATTGCTTGGGCGCATTGGCAGTTATGGATCGTCAACCACGCAATTTCACAGATCGAGAAATTGAGTTTTTGCAAATCATCGCTCGTTGGTGCATGAGTGAATTTGAACGCAACCGATTTTTGCAAGGTCAATTCCAAAAAAGCACTATTACAAGTATTCCCAGTACAAGTATTCCTCGTACAAGTATTCCTAGCTTGCCATTCCCAGAAGAACAGGCAATTGACTGGCAAACCGCACCACCCATTCTAGAAAATGTTTCTAATTCTACTCAGCAACTGAAACTAGAACTCTTAGGCCAACTAACTCAAGAATTGCGTACACCCTTAACATCCGTACTGGGGATGGCTGGTGTTCTGGCACGTGAAATTTATGGGCCTTTAACAACAAAGCAGCGAGAATATCTAGAGATTATCCAACACAGTGGACGCTACTTACTGTCTTTAGTCAATGAAATTACCGAACTAGGAACATTAAGTGATAATTCTAATGTGCTGAACTTAGCTCCTGTAGATATTGAAATGCTGTGTCAACAAGCTATCAACACTCTATCAGAAGTGGCTGTCCGTCGGAATCAAGAGATTCGCTTGTCTATAGAACCAGGACACAATCGCATTTGGCCTTTAGATAAAGATAAAGTGCGACAAATTTTGTATAACCTGTTGTTTAGCATTATTCAACTTTCTACTACAGGTAGTATTGTTCGTGTTCATATTTCTTACAAAGAAAATACCCTCTGTATTACTATTTGGGTTTCCCATCCCTGGTCAGGAGTAGGAGATGGAAACGGTGAAATTGACTTTTATTTACGTCTTGATTCTTTGTCCATATCAGAAATCTTGGGTGAGTCTGAAAAGTATGATTCTGATTTAGAAAATAAGAAGAATGCCCCAGGAAATTGGGAAAAGTCAGCAAATTTGATGGAGCAGCAGTTAGCAATCTTGGTTGATAGCTCAGATAAGGATTTAGGTAATACTTCTGTGAATCTGTCTCGTGAAAAACTAGGTTTGTTACTCAGCAGTCAGCTGGCAGAACTACATGGCGGCCAAATTTCCATCCAAGGTTCTCCAGAATCAGGATATCGCTATGTGATTTCTTTGCCACTGCCAACGGCTAATTCCGCTAAATAG
- the holA gene encoding DNA polymerase III subunit delta — MESILPKIPSTNTLLITNTHKPDARNKSVKLLLEYAQVKEFPLIPQWQTQALIQQARTLADEIGVTLTTDAYTVLIDYTGNHTRLIFTELEKLKTYALGKTVNGDMVKELVSESAANSLQLANAIRLGNIAQALEFVDRLINCNEPALKITATLTTTFRTWLTVKQMKILISPGKCLDTLTLSCL, encoded by the coding sequence TTGGAGTCCATTCTCCCCAAAATTCCCTCAACAAACACACTCCTTATCACCAACACTCACAAACCTGACGCGAGAAATAAATCAGTCAAACTACTACTGGAGTACGCACAGGTAAAAGAATTTCCTCTCATTCCCCAATGGCAAACCCAAGCATTAATACAGCAAGCTCGGACTTTAGCTGACGAAATAGGTGTAACACTCACCACCGATGCCTACACAGTATTGATTGATTACACAGGCAATCATACACGACTGATATTCACCGAACTAGAAAAGCTCAAAACTTATGCTTTGGGTAAAACAGTCAATGGGGATATGGTGAAAGAATTAGTGTCAGAAAGTGCTGCTAATAGCTTACAACTAGCCAACGCCATTCGCTTGGGTAACATTGCTCAAGCATTAGAATTTGTTGATCGCTTAATTAACTGTAACGAACCAGCTTTAAAAATTACCGCTACCCTGACTACTACCTTTCGCACTTGGCTAACAGTCAAACAGATGAAAATATTGATTTCACCTGGTAAATGCTTGGATACTTTAACTTTAAGCTGCCTCTAA
- a CDS encoding dynamin family protein has product MIEKLLATSIENLEQFGTAIEDLINKHSDVFKQDLTEIHKNYRDFREAYEEALERLKNPRLSITMIGTTSSGKSTLLNGLIAHQISPIESQEKSAGILKVEHSETRKLVIKGRDGKVKEEHENLNNKEIYDKISTIMDNYNSRKVRDLPNLTVFLPILPVCDSSLLGLPPSMRVEFIDLPGINTVLDRNNLNTIQKNIKKSFSIVVINYNYVNKDDTKALFKEIEETIKSFKIDTRLMIFILNKCDLHNKYDLPLPERINVIQKSIQEQLKLSTAPEILPFSSQSLQYAQCAWGPASLKDKSPVDQSTRFIQVEGMMNDCFGYFENKIGQIEDENTYNKLKETFRSLKDNIDRAKRHNKDIIISDELMSEILKYVQEWTGAKELWNCLRTRFEDFLEEVILIPTLTPVIINYNALEESIKSLEDTTKNKTQKEIEKKRKENLSNQEKLSRKINDITQETRSRIRNIQQTLQTNNTSDERRNSLALDLNNKGMSGFLNLFNIVDNIKQDLLISLVIPVRDALRNNLPADDLEKDLKKCISPDNLKRVIESYKLVVTKITQLNLDSSREYLTMKVRANDNTQIKKYEDIERSVRKLYIVMRNSIQARCSFLLQTEVQELEEAVNSLVNDQNKEIYGFCISSEKSENLNFYNTITTYFEKKQIGTPIQPPEELFEMNISIDEKTIKEEEVVGQTKKTTQKGSCFKKTDTEIVDQRGDVEYTVFSIPNPDTMGKQWSQGIDKAEPMLWNIIFNWLTQCLDNSVENFSNSATDVLNYTNKLLDDQMQILEQNLLDLHKKQWEEIRTQQTLAKTILEKLQYTKNR; this is encoded by the coding sequence ATGATTGAAAAACTCTTGGCTACTAGCATAGAAAACTTAGAGCAGTTTGGTACAGCTATTGAAGATTTAATCAACAAACATTCTGATGTTTTTAAGCAAGATTTAACAGAAATTCATAAAAACTATCGGGATTTTCGTGAAGCTTATGAAGAAGCCTTAGAGAGATTAAAAAATCCTAGACTGTCTATTACTATGATTGGTACAACTTCATCTGGTAAATCTACGCTTTTAAATGGCTTAATCGCTCACCAAATTTCGCCTATTGAAAGCCAAGAGAAAAGTGCAGGAATATTAAAAGTGGAGCATTCCGAAACACGCAAGCTAGTAATTAAAGGTAGAGATGGAAAAGTCAAAGAAGAACATGAAAACTTGAATAATAAGGAAATCTATGACAAAATTTCCACAATAATGGACAATTACAACTCCCGTAAAGTTAGGGATCTACCAAACTTGACTGTCTTTCTCCCAATTTTGCCTGTTTGCGATTCTAGCCTGTTAGGCTTACCGCCATCAATGAGAGTTGAATTTATTGACTTACCAGGGATAAATACTGTTTTAGACAGGAACAACCTCAACACAATTCAGAAAAACATTAAAAAATCCTTTAGTATTGTTGTTATTAACTATAACTATGTAAATAAGGATGACACAAAAGCTTTATTTAAAGAGATAGAAGAAACAATAAAATCTTTTAAAATTGATACTAGGTTAATGATTTTTATCTTAAATAAATGTGACTTACACAACAAATATGATTTGCCATTACCAGAAAGAATCAATGTGATTCAAAAATCAATCCAAGAGCAATTAAAATTATCCACCGCACCAGAAATTTTACCTTTCTCATCTCAAAGTCTACAATATGCACAGTGTGCTTGGGGTCCAGCAAGCCTTAAAGATAAATCACCAGTAGATCAATCTACACGCTTCATCCAAGTAGAAGGAATGATGAATGATTGTTTTGGCTATTTTGAGAATAAAATCGGTCAAATAGAAGATGAGAATACATATAATAAGTTAAAAGAAACATTTCGTAGCTTAAAAGATAATATAGACAGGGCAAAAAGACATAATAAAGATATAATTATCTCAGACGAATTAATGAGCGAGATTCTGAAATATGTTCAGGAATGGACTGGAGCAAAAGAATTATGGAATTGTTTGCGTACTCGTTTTGAAGACTTTTTAGAAGAAGTTATTTTGATTCCCACGCTGACTCCAGTTATTATAAACTATAATGCTTTGGAAGAAAGTATAAAAAGCTTAGAAGATACTACTAAAAATAAAACTCAAAAGGAAATTGAAAAAAAGCGGAAAGAAAATCTTAGTAATCAGGAAAAATTGTCTAGAAAGATTAATGATATTACTCAAGAAACAAGATCTCGTATACGTAATATACAACAAACCCTACAAACAAATAATACTAGTGATGAAAGGCGCAATAGTTTAGCACTGGATTTAAACAATAAAGGTATGTCAGGTTTCTTGAACCTTTTTAATATTGTAGATAATATTAAACAGGACTTGCTTATCTCACTTGTTATACCTGTACGAGACGCATTGAGAAATAATTTACCTGCTGATGATTTAGAAAAAGACCTAAAAAAATGTATTAGTCCTGATAATTTGAAAAGAGTTATTGAGTCCTATAAGTTAGTAGTAACAAAAATTACCCAACTTAACCTTGATAGTTCTCGTGAATATTTAACGATGAAAGTACGTGCAAATGATAATACACAAATCAAAAAATATGAAGATATAGAGCGTAGTGTTCGTAAGCTATATATAGTAATGCGAAATTCTATTCAAGCTAGATGTAGCTTCCTGTTACAAACCGAAGTACAAGAACTTGAAGAAGCTGTCAACAGTTTAGTCAACGATCAAAACAAAGAAATTTATGGTTTTTGTATTTCTAGTGAAAAATCTGAAAACCTAAACTTCTATAACACAATTACCACTTATTTTGAGAAGAAACAAATTGGTACTCCTATACAGCCACCTGAAGAACTATTTGAGATGAATATCTCAATTGATGAGAAAACAATAAAAGAAGAAGAAGTCGTCGGACAAACTAAGAAAACTACTCAAAAAGGTAGTTGCTTTAAAAAAACAGATACAGAAATCGTTGATCAAAGGGGTGATGTTGAATATACAGTTTTCTCTATCCCGAATCCAGATACAATGGGTAAACAATGGTCACAAGGAATTGATAAAGCAGAACCTATGCTATGGAATATTATTTTTAATTGGCTTACTCAATGCTTAGATAATTCTGTGGAAAACTTTAGTAATTCAGCAACAGATGTTCTTAACTATACAAATAAATTACTTGATGATCAAATGCAAATTCTGGAACAAAACTTGCTTGACTTACATAAAAAACAGTGGGAAGAGATTAGAACTCAACAAACATTGGCTAAGACGATATTAGAAAAATTACAGTATACTAAAAACAGGTGA
- a CDS encoding DNA polymerase domain-containing protein: MRESARLVLTPQEIQHCWGEGAGSQGWETIRKYLIYDLEDTKLIADKLVPSYYYESLIVPGMNLQQLSLTGNGTKWQRVLERQYPGYKPTADPKLKFEGGLVISVPGLHKHIAKIDVSSLYPSIMLKYGICSRKDTQRVGLSILDYLTRERLRLKELGKAGDLAAKQAEAALKVLINSLFGFYGTSGVGFNDMEAAALVTAYGRRILRFMIDVIEKAGGIQVESDTDGVFFSHSEPLLIFERLQNALPTGIKIELEILAKAMFVPSRGAKNYILWHEDGKITTKGSWRKRDRS; encoded by the coding sequence TTGCGAGAATCTGCTAGGTTGGTTTTAACTCCCCAAGAAATTCAACATTGTTGGGGTGAAGGTGCAGGTTCTCAAGGATGGGAAACAATCAGAAAATACCTAATTTATGACTTGGAAGATACGAAATTAATTGCTGATAAATTAGTGCCTTCTTATTACTATGAATCGCTGATAGTGCCAGGTATGAATTTACAACAACTATCGCTTACTGGTAATGGTACTAAATGGCAGCGAGTTTTAGAAAGACAATATCCAGGTTACAAACCAACTGCTGATCCGAAGTTGAAATTTGAGGGAGGACTGGTAATTTCAGTACCAGGTTTACACAAACACATTGCCAAAATTGATGTTTCCAGTCTGTATCCCAGCATTATGCTTAAATATGGGATTTGCTCCCGCAAGGATACGCAACGAGTGGGGTTAAGTATTCTCGATTATCTCACCAGGGAACGACTGAGACTCAAAGAATTAGGAAAAGCTGGAGATTTAGCTGCTAAACAAGCTGAAGCTGCTCTCAAAGTGTTAATCAACTCGTTGTTTGGCTTTTATGGGACTTCTGGTGTTGGTTTTAATGATATGGAAGCTGCTGCACTGGTTACAGCTTATGGCAGACGTATTCTGCGATTCATGATTGATGTGATTGAAAAAGCGGGAGGTATCCAGGTTGAAAGTGATACTGATGGTGTGTTTTTCTCCCACTCTGAACCTCTGCTGATATTTGAGAGGCTGCAAAATGCTTTACCTACTGGTATCAAAATCGAGTTGGAAATCCTTGCTAAAGCGATGTTTGTTCCCTCTAGAGGAGCTAAGAATTATATTCTCTGGCATGAAGATGGGAAAATTACTACTAAGGGTTCATGGCGGAAACGCGATCGCTCATAA
- the smpB gene encoding SsrA-binding protein SmpB, giving the protein MSDKNEGYKVISDNRQARYLYEILETYEAGIQLAGTEVKSIRAGKANLQDGYALIRNGEAWLINVHISPYTSSGQYFNHEPRRTRKLLLHRQELRKLIGKVEQQGLTLVPLKMYLKRGWVKVSIGLCKGKKIHDKRESLKRRQDQRDIQRAMKNY; this is encoded by the coding sequence ATGAGTGACAAAAACGAAGGTTATAAAGTAATTAGCGACAATCGCCAAGCTCGTTATTTGTATGAAATCCTAGAAACCTACGAAGCGGGAATACAGTTGGCAGGTACGGAGGTAAAATCAATACGGGCTGGTAAAGCAAATCTCCAGGATGGCTATGCGTTGATTCGCAATGGTGAAGCATGGTTAATAAATGTACATATTTCTCCCTATACCTCTAGTGGACAATATTTTAATCATGAACCACGTCGCACTCGTAAGTTGCTACTGCATCGGCAAGAACTCCGCAAGCTAATTGGTAAAGTAGAACAGCAGGGTTTAACCTTAGTGCCGTTAAAAATGTATCTGAAACGCGGCTGGGTAAAAGTCAGCATCGGTTTATGTAAAGGTAAGAAAATTCACGATAAGCGGGAAAGCCTCAAACGCCGTCAAGATCAGCGTGATATTCAACGAGCAATGAAAAATTATTAG
- a CDS encoding lipase family protein, with amino-acid sequence MSNILTDEELELSLILAKISSLTYSQEFISENIENHTGVENGKVFYLQNDNKWGILVFLATYSKYSIISFKGTDTINDWKTNLQFFQRENGSEGNVHNGFYQAVNKNWEQLLKEIQKHQDKFNNKQNKEILLTGHSLGGALAIITASRLNSLAEFTGKIKGVYTYGAPRVGNKDFKQQYKPKHYRFEYGNDPVPSAPSLGFEHTGDKYYLPKNELTIQKNSQCTKAYQLHINVLGGIFKIGLATILPSTGNSIKHISKLFDDVRGYINDHDIERYIEHLQNYKYFLQLITGLENGSLKRYGNLIQDITTKKIVCYLLESKIFPIQDGLVYVNERFNEFQQDLTNLRGKIDLLYEDQLLKEVSKLKAAIETRCDFPTTPAPQTLQPVSEVRHFFSKKIHEITPSIKDILTAHTLFKAWAIATAVRGYILLEIGKIPKAVSVTQEEINNFRDTVTKWVDTFLYDKQCPYISTAYRFTAPIFGIERERVDRIAYISSQDRSLSQNEIEDKIIDVEVEVTMDYFSKKYDEKWIQEQIEIVGYLDNWSELLARLEGLLAFAQLCQDKEVNSSRDILPGDDATPGLYLIEM; translated from the coding sequence ATGTCCAATATTTTAACAGATGAAGAATTAGAACTATCTCTCATACTTGCCAAAATTTCTAGTTTAACTTACTCTCAAGAGTTTATTTCGGAAAACATAGAAAATCATACTGGAGTTGAGAATGGTAAAGTATTCTATCTCCAAAATGATAATAAATGGGGTATATTAGTTTTTTTAGCAACTTATAGTAAGTACAGCATTATATCTTTTAAAGGAACAGACACTATCAATGATTGGAAAACAAATCTTCAGTTTTTTCAAAGAGAAAATGGCTCAGAAGGTAATGTTCACAATGGCTTTTACCAGGCAGTTAACAAAAATTGGGAACAATTATTAAAAGAAATACAAAAGCATCAAGACAAGTTTAATAATAAACAAAATAAAGAAATATTATTAACTGGGCATAGTCTTGGTGGCGCATTAGCTATTATTACAGCTTCTAGGCTCAATTCTCTTGCTGAGTTTACTGGAAAGATTAAAGGGGTATATACCTACGGTGCTCCCCGTGTTGGTAATAAGGACTTTAAACAGCAATATAAACCGAAACATTACCGCTTTGAATATGGTAATGATCCTGTACCATCTGCACCTTCACTTGGATTTGAGCATACTGGAGACAAGTATTATCTACCAAAAAACGAGCTAACAATTCAGAAAAATTCTCAATGTACTAAAGCTTATCAACTTCATATTAACGTATTAGGAGGAATATTTAAAATAGGTCTGGCAACTATTTTACCATCAACCGGGAACTCCATAAAACATATATCTAAATTATTTGATGATGTGAGGGGATATATTAATGATCATGATATTGAAAGATATATTGAGCATCTTCAAAACTACAAATATTTCTTACAACTTATTACAGGTTTAGAAAATGGCTCACTCAAACGGTATGGAAATTTAATTCAAGACATTACAACTAAAAAAATCGTTTGCTACTTACTAGAATCAAAAATATTTCCTATACAAGATGGATTAGTCTATGTAAATGAAAGATTCAATGAATTCCAACAAGATTTGACTAATTTGCGAGGAAAAATTGATCTTCTTTATGAAGATCAATTACTTAAAGAGGTATCAAAATTAAAAGCGGCGATTGAGACTCGATGTGATTTTCCTACAACACCTGCGCCTCAGACTTTACAACCTGTATCTGAGGTAAGACACTTTTTCTCAAAAAAAATACATGAGATTACTCCTAGTATAAAAGATATACTAACTGCTCATACACTCTTTAAAGCATGGGCAATTGCAACAGCAGTACGAGGGTATATACTATTAGAAATAGGTAAGATTCCAAAGGCAGTTTCAGTTACCCAAGAAGAGATTAACAACTTCAGAGATACTGTAACTAAGTGGGTTGATACATTTCTATATGATAAGCAATGTCCATACATATCTACAGCCTATCGTTTTACTGCTCCTATCTTTGGTATAGAACGCGAACGAGTTGATAGAATTGCTTATATATCATCGCAAGATAGATCATTATCTCAAAATGAAATAGAAGATAAAATTATTGATGTAGAAGTCGAAGTAACAATGGATTACTTTTCCAAAAAATACGATGAAAAATGGATACAAGAACAAATAGAAATAGTTGGGTATCTTGATAATTGGAGTGAATTATTAGCTAGATTAGAAGGCTTACTTGCTTTTGCACAACTATGTCAAGATAAGGAAGTCAATAGCAGTCGTGATATTCTTCCAGGTGATGATGCTACACCAGGTTTATATCTTATAGAGATGTAA
- a CDS encoding low molecular weight protein-tyrosine-phosphatase, with protein MSYKLLFVCLGNICRSPSAENIMNYLIDQAGLSDKIYCDSAGTSSYHIGSPPDRRMSAAASAKMGIKLRGQARQFQKSDFQEFDLILAMDKDNYQDILAVDRSGEYHHKVRLMCDFCSQHDLKEVPDPYYGGQEGFNQVIDLLMDACSGLLEYVMRDW; from the coding sequence ATGTCTTACAAGTTACTGTTTGTCTGCCTGGGTAATATTTGCCGATCGCCCTCAGCAGAAAATATTATGAATTATCTGATTGACCAAGCTGGTCTGAGCGATAAAATTTACTGTGATTCTGCTGGTACTTCTAGTTATCACATTGGTAGTCCACCTGACCGCCGCATGAGTGCTGCTGCATCTGCTAAGATGGGAATTAAACTACGTGGTCAAGCTCGTCAGTTTCAAAAATCAGACTTTCAAGAGTTTGATTTAATTTTGGCAATGGATAAGGATAACTATCAAGATATTCTCGCTGTTGACCGTTCTGGAGAATATCACCATAAAGTCCGTTTGATGTGTGATTTTTGCTCTCAACACGATCTCAAAGAAGTTCCAGATCCCTATTATGGCGGACAAGAGGGATTTAATCAGGTGATAGACCTCCTTATGGATGCTTGTTCAGGTCTGCTAGAATATGTGATGAGGGACTGGTGA
- a CDS encoding alpha/beta hydrolase, with protein MTVINLPITNYQLPITNYQLPITNYQSPITNHRIMIKAKFYN; from the coding sequence GTGACAGTAATAAATTTACCAATTACCAATTACCAATTACCAATTACCAATTACCAATTACCAATTACCAATTACCAATCACCAATTACCAATCACCGGATTATGATTAAGGCTAAGTTCTACAATTAG
- a CDS encoding response regulator transcription factor has product MPLKILVVDDDLGTRLSIGDYLELSGYSVIMADDGQEALCIVEKNHPDLMVTDIVMPRMNGYELVRRVRQQAEFRLLPVILLTARTKTQERILGYQSGCDLYLPKPFELEELAAAIRNLLERSQIIQSEYRFSYQESLDGSNLIKSIHGQNHLSTPIVNSQLLLSLTTREQEVLELLTHGLSNAEMGNQLHLSPRTVEKYVSSLLRKTETSNRAELVRFAIKHGLVE; this is encoded by the coding sequence ATGCCCTTGAAGATCCTTGTAGTGGATGACGACCTCGGCACTCGTCTGTCTATTGGTGATTATCTTGAACTGTCCGGCTATTCGGTGATCATGGCTGATGACGGTCAAGAGGCTTTGTGTATAGTGGAAAAGAACCATCCTGATTTAATGGTGACAGATATTGTCATGCCAAGGATGAACGGCTATGAACTGGTGCGTCGGGTGCGTCAACAAGCTGAGTTTAGGTTGTTACCTGTAATTTTGTTAACAGCCCGAACCAAAACCCAAGAAAGAATTCTTGGTTATCAATCAGGATGTGATTTATACTTGCCTAAGCCTTTTGAACTAGAAGAGTTAGCCGCAGCTATTCGTAATTTACTAGAGCGATCGCAAATCATTCAATCAGAATACCGCTTCTCTTATCAAGAAAGTTTAGATGGGTCTAACCTGATAAAATCAATACACGGACAAAATCATTTATCGACACCAATTGTCAATTCTCAGTTGTTATTATCATTAACTACAAGAGAGCAGGAAGTCTTAGAACTATTGACTCACGGTTTGTCTAATGCCGAAATGGGTAATCAACTACACCTGAGTCCGCGCACAGTTGAAAAATACGTCAGCAGTTTATTGAGAAAAACAGAAACCAGTAATCGCGCAGAACTGGTGCGGTTTGCCATCAAGCATGGTCTTGTAGAGTAG